The Chrysemys picta bellii isolate R12L10 chromosome 12, ASM1138683v2, whole genome shotgun sequence genome has a segment encoding these proteins:
- the LOC101948120 gene encoding neural proliferation differentiation and control protein 1-like isoform X1, whose amino-acid sequence MRTLRWLAALSALLGLGLAPGAGGEAGPAAICPPRIRLNCLLQRRKGCGPGGIRSCGPCIRPYHEDPGGDCVLETPHRNGDGAKSDARPSDLATLIRSMVAKKQKGSRTPGTETPQHAGSMGIDPQVPSVTETPPTSPPPPTAPPSALTPGSSPARPEEDLKSRPPASRLNEAVSLLLVLMCSVTGVSGLLVAALCWYRLQREVRLAQKLAYTAYRGNHYRYHQPGMYMDARLAQSCQVHQYQRQKKILTNEESPPKPVQQLSTESETENGDFTVYECPGLAPSGEMEIHNPLFNTVTARQRCPP is encoded by the exons ATGCGGACCCTGCGCTGGCTGGCGGCCCTGTCTGCTctactggggctggggctggccccgggggccgggggggaggcag GCCCGGCTGCGATTTGCCCACCGCGGATCCGGCTGAACTGTCTCCTACAGCGGCGTAAGGGCTGCGGCCCCGGGGGGATCCGGAGCTGTGGCCCCTGCATCCGCCCCTACCATGAGGACCCGGGTGGGGACTGTGTCCTCGAGACACCGCACAGGAacg GCGATGGAGCCAAGTCGGATGCTAGACCCAGCGACCTGGCCACCCTCATCCGCTCCATGGTGGCCAAAAAACAGAAGGGATCCAGGACCCCTGGGACCGAGACCCCCCAGCACG CTGGCTCCATGGGGATTGACCCCCAGGTTCCTTCGGTCACCGAGACCCCCCCtacgtctccccctccccccaccgctcccccctccgccctgacgcctggctccagccccgcccGGCCGGAGGAAGATCTGAAGTCACGTCCCCCGGCTTCCCGGCTCAATGAGGCCGTGTCTCTGC tgCTGGTGTTGATGTGCTCCGTGACCGGGGTCTCAGGGCTGCTGGTGGCTGCCCTCTGCTGGTACAG GTTGCAGCGGGAGGTGCGTCTGGCCCAGAAGTTGGCATATACGGCGTATCGGGGGAATCATTATCGATACCACCAGCCCGGAATG TACATGGACGCCCGGCTGGCCCAGTCCTGCCAGGTGCACCAGTACCAGCGCCAGAAAAAGATCCTGACCAATGAGGA GAGCCCCCCAAAGCCCGTCCAGCAGCTGTCGACGGAGTCAGAGACTGAGAACGGCGACTTTACTGTGTACGAATGTCCCGGACTGGCACcg
- the LOC101948120 gene encoding neural proliferation differentiation and control protein 1-like isoform X3 produces MRTLRWLAALSALLGLGLAPGAGGEAGPAAICPPRIRLNCLLQRRKGCGPGGIRSCGPCIRPYHEDPGGDCVLETPHRNGDGAKSDARPSDLATLIRSMVAKKQKGSRTPGTETPQHAGSMGIDPQVPSVTETPPTSPPPPTAPPSALTPGSSPARPEEDLKSRPPASRLNEAVSLLLVLMCSVTGVSGLLVAALCWYRSPPKPVQQLSTESETENGDFTVYECPGLAPSGEMEIHNPLFNTVTARQRCPP; encoded by the exons ATGCGGACCCTGCGCTGGCTGGCGGCCCTGTCTGCTctactggggctggggctggccccgggggccgggggggaggcag GCCCGGCTGCGATTTGCCCACCGCGGATCCGGCTGAACTGTCTCCTACAGCGGCGTAAGGGCTGCGGCCCCGGGGGGATCCGGAGCTGTGGCCCCTGCATCCGCCCCTACCATGAGGACCCGGGTGGGGACTGTGTCCTCGAGACACCGCACAGGAacg GCGATGGAGCCAAGTCGGATGCTAGACCCAGCGACCTGGCCACCCTCATCCGCTCCATGGTGGCCAAAAAACAGAAGGGATCCAGGACCCCTGGGACCGAGACCCCCCAGCACG CTGGCTCCATGGGGATTGACCCCCAGGTTCCTTCGGTCACCGAGACCCCCCCtacgtctccccctccccccaccgctcccccctccgccctgacgcctggctccagccccgcccGGCCGGAGGAAGATCTGAAGTCACGTCCCCCGGCTTCCCGGCTCAATGAGGCCGTGTCTCTGC tgCTGGTGTTGATGTGCTCCGTGACCGGGGTCTCAGGGCTGCTGGTGGCTGCCCTCTGCTGGTACAG GAGCCCCCCAAAGCCCGTCCAGCAGCTGTCGACGGAGTCAGAGACTGAGAACGGCGACTTTACTGTGTACGAATGTCCCGGACTGGCACcg
- the LOC101948120 gene encoding neural proliferation differentiation and control protein 1-like isoform X2, whose amino-acid sequence MRTLRWLAALSALLGLGLAPGAGGEAGPAAICPPRIRLNCLLQRRKGCGPGGIRSCGPCIRPYHEDPGGDCVLETPHRNGDGAKSDARPSDLATLIRSMVAKKQKGSRTPGTETPQHAGSMGIDPQVPSVTETPPTSPPPPTAPPSALTPGSSPARPEEDLKSRPPASRLNEAVSLLLVLMCSVTGVSGLLVAALCWYRLQREVRLAQKLAYTAYRGNHYRYHQPGMYMDARLAQSCQVHQYQRQKKILTNEESPPKPVQQLSTESETENGDFTVVGRWKSTTRSSTR is encoded by the exons ATGCGGACCCTGCGCTGGCTGGCGGCCCTGTCTGCTctactggggctggggctggccccgggggccgggggggaggcag GCCCGGCTGCGATTTGCCCACCGCGGATCCGGCTGAACTGTCTCCTACAGCGGCGTAAGGGCTGCGGCCCCGGGGGGATCCGGAGCTGTGGCCCCTGCATCCGCCCCTACCATGAGGACCCGGGTGGGGACTGTGTCCTCGAGACACCGCACAGGAacg GCGATGGAGCCAAGTCGGATGCTAGACCCAGCGACCTGGCCACCCTCATCCGCTCCATGGTGGCCAAAAAACAGAAGGGATCCAGGACCCCTGGGACCGAGACCCCCCAGCACG CTGGCTCCATGGGGATTGACCCCCAGGTTCCTTCGGTCACCGAGACCCCCCCtacgtctccccctccccccaccgctcccccctccgccctgacgcctggctccagccccgcccGGCCGGAGGAAGATCTGAAGTCACGTCCCCCGGCTTCCCGGCTCAATGAGGCCGTGTCTCTGC tgCTGGTGTTGATGTGCTCCGTGACCGGGGTCTCAGGGCTGCTGGTGGCTGCCCTCTGCTGGTACAG GTTGCAGCGGGAGGTGCGTCTGGCCCAGAAGTTGGCATATACGGCGTATCGGGGGAATCATTATCGATACCACCAGCCCGGAATG TACATGGACGCCCGGCTGGCCCAGTCCTGCCAGGTGCACCAGTACCAGCGCCAGAAAAAGATCCTGACCAATGAGGA GAGCCCCCCAAAGCCCGTCCAGCAGCTGTCGACGGAGTCAGAGACTGAGAACGGCGACTTTACTGT